Proteins encoded in a region of the Flammeovirga yaeyamensis genome:
- the rpsC gene encoding 30S ribosomal protein S3 encodes MGQKINPIGLRLGYIRGWESSWYGGKDFSDKLVEDDKIRKYIAVRLPNPRAGISRVVIERTIKRVTLTIHTARPGVVIGKAGTEVDKIKEELKRLTGKDVQINISEVKRPETDAKLIGESIAQQLKSRVSYRRAMKQAIANAVRHGAQGIKVKLSGRLGGAEMARTELYKEGRIPLHTLRADIDYALSEALTVYGIIGIKVWVFKGEVLGKRDLSPSAETGRRDNRRGGNDRKRGGNDRRRGGRGGRKGGGNRGGGKQS; translated from the coding sequence ATGGGACAAAAAATTAATCCAATTGGTCTTCGTTTAGGCTATATCAGAGGATGGGAGTCTAGCTGGTATGGTGGAAAAGATTTCTCTGACAAGTTAGTAGAGGATGACAAGATCAGAAAGTATATCGCAGTTCGTCTTCCGAACCCACGTGCAGGTATTTCAAGAGTAGTTATTGAGCGTACTATCAAGCGCGTTACTTTAACTATCCACACTGCTCGTCCAGGTGTAGTAATCGGTAAAGCGGGTACTGAGGTAGATAAAATTAAAGAAGAGTTGAAGCGTTTAACTGGTAAAGATGTTCAAATCAACATCTCTGAAGTTAAACGTCCTGAGACTGATGCGAAATTGATCGGTGAGTCAATCGCTCAACAACTGAAAAGCCGTGTATCTTACCGTCGTGCGATGAAGCAAGCAATTGCTAACGCTGTTCGTCACGGTGCGCAAGGTATCAAAGTGAAGCTTTCAGGTCGTTTGGGTGGTGCTGAAATGGCTCGTACTGAACTTTACAAAGAGGGTCGTATTCCTTTGCACACACTTCGTGCAGACATCGACTACGCTTTGTCTGAAGCTCTTACTGTATATGGTATCATTGGTATCAAAGTTTGGGTATTCAAAGGTGAAGTATTAGGTAAGCGTGACCTTTCTCCATCTGCTGAAACTGGACGTCGTGACAACCGTAGAGGTGGTAACGATAGAAAGCGTGGCGGAAACGATCGTCGTAGAGGCGGCCGTGGTGGCAGAAAAGGTGGTGGTAACAGAGGCGGTGGCAAACAGTCATAG
- a CDS encoding sodium-dependent transporter, with amino-acid sequence MAGVSESSRGGFSNKIGFVLAAAGSAVGLGNIWKFPFEVADGGGGAFVAMYLAFCFLLCFPVMMAEIAIGRKTNKNAVGAFESNGHKNWSAVGKMGVLSGALILSFYNVVAGWAFGFALEMIAGNFAIGSNFGQFISDWHINLAFSSVFMFLTIYIVMKGVSGGIEKASKILMPSLLFLILALMGYALTQDGAMEGVAFYLVPDFSEITFDVAFSAMGQAFFSLSLGMGALITYGSYVGKKDNIAHSTAMILLTDVGIAFIAGLMMFAFIYSQGLQGTSGGAGLIFTVLPSAFESLGPVLGRVIGAAFFILLSFAALTSTVSLLEVPVAYVVDEHEVRRSRAVWIVGGLIFLLGIPSMLGNGTVDFFNNFITYSSGKTVNFMTFIENLASDTFLPLGGFFIALYTAWVWRGDNFKKELEQGNPGFGDTILGKYSIFALKFLVPIILGAITMVTISDKFLGLDLLEITRNLINDLMKLINA; translated from the coding sequence ATGGCGGGGGTATCTGAAAGTAGCCGTGGAGGCTTCTCTAATAAAATAGGATTCGTTTTAGCCGCAGCAGGTTCAGCTGTTGGTCTTGGAAATATATGGAAATTCCCTTTCGAAGTAGCCGACGGAGGTGGAGGTGCATTTGTTGCAATGTATTTGGCATTTTGTTTCTTATTATGTTTTCCTGTGATGATGGCAGAGATTGCTATCGGACGTAAAACAAATAAAAACGCAGTAGGTGCATTTGAATCAAATGGACATAAGAATTGGTCTGCTGTTGGTAAAATGGGAGTACTTTCTGGTGCTTTGATTTTATCGTTTTACAATGTAGTAGCCGGTTGGGCATTTGGCTTTGCTTTGGAAATGATTGCTGGTAACTTCGCAATAGGATCCAACTTTGGTCAGTTTATTTCTGATTGGCACATTAACCTTGCCTTCTCATCTGTATTTATGTTCTTGACAATTTACATTGTGATGAAAGGTGTATCCGGAGGAATTGAAAAAGCTTCTAAAATATTAATGCCTTCTCTATTGTTCTTGATTTTAGCTCTTATGGGATATGCTTTAACTCAAGACGGAGCCATGGAAGGTGTTGCGTTCTACTTAGTGCCTGATTTTAGTGAAATCACTTTTGATGTAGCATTCTCTGCTATGGGACAAGCGTTCTTCTCATTATCATTAGGTATGGGTGCTTTGATTACTTACGGTTCATACGTTGGTAAAAAAGATAATATCGCACATTCTACTGCAATGATTTTACTAACAGATGTTGGTATCGCCTTTATTGCAGGTCTTATGATGTTCGCATTTATCTATTCTCAAGGTTTACAAGGAACAAGCGGTGGTGCAGGTTTAATCTTTACAGTTTTACCTAGTGCTTTCGAATCATTAGGACCAGTCTTAGGTAGAGTAATTGGAGCAGCATTCTTTATTTTATTATCATTTGCAGCTTTAACATCTACAGTATCTTTATTAGAAGTACCGGTAGCTTATGTTGTAGATGAGCATGAAGTAAGAAGATCAAGAGCAGTGTGGATTGTTGGTGGTTTGATATTCTTATTGGGTATTCCATCAATGTTAGGAAATGGTACAGTAGATTTCTTCAATAATTTCATTACCTATAGTTCAGGTAAAACTGTCAACTTTATGACGTTTATTGAGAACCTAGCTTCTGATACATTCTTACCTTTAGGAGGTTTCTTTATTGCTCTTTATACCGCTTGGGTGTGGAGAGGTGATAATTTCAAAAAAGAATTAGAACAAGGAAATCCAGGCTTTGGTGATACAATTTTAGGTAAGTACTCAATATTTGCTTTAAAGTTTTTAGTTCCAATTATTCTAGGAGCGATTACTATGGTAACTATTTCTGATAAATTCTTAGGACTTGACCTATTAGAAATAACTAGAAATCTAATTAATGATCTTATGAAATTAATTAATGCTTAA
- the rplB gene encoding 50S ribosomal protein L2: protein MAVKKLKPTTPGQRFRIAPTFEEITKSTPEKSLTVGKHRSGGRNNSGKMTVRNRGGGHKRRLRVIDFKRNKHGIPGIVKSIEYDPNRTARIALIYYVDGAKAYIIAPEGLQVGQTILSGPGVAPEVGNTLPLSEIPVGSIIHNVELKPGKGAAMVRSAGAYAQLLGRTGRYATIKLPSGETRLVLIECFASIGTVSNGDHMNVRLGKAGRKRWLGRRPRVRGVAMNPVDHPMGGGEGKSSGGHPRSRTGVYAKGQKTRNTKKYSSKLIVSRRKK, encoded by the coding sequence CACAACTCCGGGACAGCGATTCAGAATCGCTCCTACTTTCGAGGAAATCACGAAAAGTACACCAGAGAAATCTCTGACTGTTGGTAAGCACCGTTCAGGTGGTCGTAACAACTCAGGTAAAATGACTGTTCGTAATAGAGGTGGTGGACACAAGCGTCGTCTTCGTGTTATCGACTTCAAACGTAACAAGCATGGTATCCCTGGTATCGTGAAATCTATCGAGTACGATCCAAACCGTACTGCTCGTATTGCCTTAATCTACTATGTAGATGGTGCTAAAGCGTATATCATCGCTCCAGAAGGACTACAAGTTGGACAGACTATCTTGTCTGGACCAGGAGTAGCTCCAGAAGTAGGTAATACACTTCCATTGTCTGAGATCCCTGTAGGTTCTATCATTCACAACGTTGAGTTGAAACCAGGTAAAGGTGCTGCTATGGTACGTTCTGCTGGTGCTTACGCTCAATTGTTAGGTCGTACTGGTAGATACGCTACAATTAAATTACCTTCAGGCGAGACAAGATTAGTACTTATCGAGTGCTTTGCTTCTATCGGTACTGTATCAAACGGCGATCACATGAACGTTCGTTTAGGTAAAGCAGGTAGAAAGCGTTGGTTAGGTCGTAGACCACGTGTTCGTGGTGTTGCAATGAACCCAGTGGATCACCCAATGGGTGGTGGTGAAGGTAAATCTTCAGGAGGACACCCTCGCTCACGTACTGGTGTTTACGCTAAAGGTCAAAAAACGCGTAACACTAAAAAGTACTCTAGTAAACTAATCGTTTCAAGAAGGAAAAAGTAA
- the rpsS gene encoding 30S ribosomal protein S19, whose translation MARSLKKGPYIDFRLVKKIDAANESGKKSVIKTWSRRSMISPDFIGHTFAVHNGNKFIPVYVTENMVGHKLGEFAPTRTYKGHINKKDKGRK comes from the coding sequence ATGGCAAGATCGCTAAAGAAAGGACCTTATATTGATTTTCGTTTAGTAAAGAAAATCGACGCAGCTAATGAGTCTGGCAAAAAGTCTGTTATCAAGACTTGGTCACGTAGATCTATGATCTCTCCAGACTTCATCGGTCACACATTTGCTGTACACAATGGTAACAAATTCATCCCTGTTTATGTAACTGAAAACATGGTAGGTCACAAACTAGGTGAATTCGCTCCAACACGTACTTACAAGGGTCACATCAATAAAAAAGATAAAGGCAGAAAATAA
- the rplV gene encoding 50S ribosomal protein L22, whose product MEAVAKLNNCPIAPRKMMLVADAVRGAQVIDALNTLRFAQKAGAPLVEKLILSAVANWEAKNPDESVEDADLYVKTIFVTGGRQLKRFRPAPQGRAHRIRKRSNHVTVVVDARNTSLIDVVAEDTESNESDN is encoded by the coding sequence ATGGAAGCAGTAGCAAAACTTAACAATTGCCCTATCGCTCCACGCAAGATGATGCTTGTTGCGGATGCAGTAAGAGGTGCTCAAGTTATCGATGCACTGAACACTCTCCGTTTTGCTCAGAAAGCTGGTGCTCCTCTAGTAGAAAAGTTAATTCTTTCTGCTGTGGCAAACTGGGAAGCAAAAAACCCTGACGAGTCTGTAGAAGATGCAGATTTATACGTGAAAACTATCTTCGTAACTGGTGGACGTCAATTAAAGCGTTTCCGTCCAGCTCCACAAGGTAGAGCACACAGAATCCGCAAGCGTTCTAACCACGTTACAGTTGTGGTTGACGCTCGTAATACAAGCCTTATCGACGTAGTCGCTGAGGATACAGAATCAAACGAGTCAGATAACTAA